A section of the Agrococcus sp. SGAir0287 genome encodes:
- a CDS encoding LacI family DNA-binding transcriptional regulator has product MPDRSSHRAATIVDVARAAGVSRTTASDALRGHGRVSQETRTAVEAAAAALGYRPNSAARSLRAATTGTLGIHLPEAMTRIEYYLQTVYGALEQAAAEEVDVTLITSRRLAGDQAPPAVDGVILLDPLADDPVAERLLALDQPLVTLEGAQTARAMGVVSADHEGAVRELLDHLAARGAIAPALLASPAVTDWGSRVQAAYRAWCRERGIEPAMVERPFGSESGAYAAAARELLVARPEVDAFLCGPDGSAIVVVDVLQDLGREVGDDVLVAALVDNPAYVYTDPPVTAIDLTPRAAGAACIRLLLDIVRGEVAPDAEVPLPIEVRYRASTLGAAARAPIR; this is encoded by the coding sequence ATGCCGGACCGCTCGAGCCACCGTGCCGCGACGATCGTCGACGTGGCACGTGCGGCGGGCGTCTCGCGCACGACGGCGTCCGACGCGCTGCGCGGACACGGCCGCGTCTCGCAGGAGACGCGCACGGCCGTCGAGGCCGCCGCCGCCGCGCTCGGCTACCGTCCGAACTCCGCCGCGCGCTCGCTGCGCGCCGCGACGACCGGCACGCTCGGCATCCACCTGCCGGAGGCGATGACGCGCATCGAGTACTACCTGCAGACGGTCTACGGCGCGCTCGAGCAGGCGGCCGCCGAGGAGGTCGACGTGACGCTCATCACGTCCCGCCGCCTCGCGGGCGACCAGGCGCCGCCCGCGGTCGACGGCGTCATCCTGCTCGATCCGCTCGCGGACGACCCGGTCGCCGAGCGGCTGCTCGCGCTCGACCAGCCGCTCGTGACGCTCGAGGGTGCGCAGACGGCGCGTGCGATGGGCGTCGTGTCCGCCGACCACGAGGGCGCGGTGCGCGAGCTGCTCGACCATCTCGCCGCGCGAGGCGCCATCGCACCGGCGCTGCTCGCCTCCCCCGCCGTCACCGACTGGGGCTCGCGCGTGCAGGCGGCGTACCGCGCCTGGTGCCGCGAGCGCGGCATCGAGCCCGCCATGGTCGAGCGCCCGTTCGGCTCGGAGTCGGGCGCCTACGCCGCTGCCGCCCGCGAGCTGCTCGTCGCGCGTCCCGAGGTCGACGCCTTCCTGTGCGGACCCGACGGCTCGGCGATCGTCGTCGTCGACGTGCTGCAGGACCTCGGGCGCGAGGTGGGCGACGACGTGCTCGTCGCCGCGCTCGTCGACAACCCCGCCTACGTCTACACCGACCCGCCCGTCACGGCGATCGACCTCACGCCGCGCGCGGCGGGAGCCGCCTGCATCCGCCTGCTGCTCGACATCGTCCGCGGCGAGGTCGCCCCCGACGCCGAGGTGCCGCTGCCGATCGAGGTGCGCTACCGTGCGAGCACCCTCGGCGCCGCCGCCCGCGCGCCGATCCGGTAG
- a CDS encoding ABC transporter ATP-binding protein, producing MSLIEIDDLVVEFRTPRGVVRALDGATLTADAGETLAIVGESGSGKSTLGTAIGALLPANGRVASGSVRVGGVDVGTLDRPALRALRRDTLGFIPQDPIATLDPTQRVGRQLALVVRALGGDASRAALAQMLDEVRIADPADVLRRYPHELSGGMAQRVAIAIAMARRPRILVADEPTAALDANVRREVLRLIFEAAEQTSATVVWLSHDLEAVARWCRRVAVMYRGRVVEVGRPDVVLQEPEHPYTRSLIAAMPSRLRRDVPVRTYTELLAAHGADPAPPTASTPSAPSDPAPIDEEARA from the coding sequence GTGAGCCTCATCGAGATCGACGACCTCGTCGTCGAGTTCCGCACCCCGCGGGGCGTCGTGCGCGCGCTCGACGGCGCGACCCTGACGGCGGACGCGGGCGAGACGCTCGCGATCGTCGGCGAGTCGGGCTCGGGCAAGTCGACGCTCGGCACCGCGATCGGCGCGCTGCTGCCCGCCAACGGCCGCGTCGCGAGCGGCTCGGTCCGGGTGGGCGGCGTCGACGTCGGGACCCTGGACCGGCCCGCGCTGCGCGCGCTGCGACGCGACACGCTCGGCTTCATCCCGCAGGATCCCATCGCGACCCTCGATCCCACGCAGCGCGTCGGTCGGCAGCTCGCGCTCGTCGTGCGGGCGCTCGGCGGCGACGCGTCGCGTGCGGCGCTCGCGCAGATGCTCGACGAGGTGCGCATCGCCGACCCCGCCGACGTGCTGCGACGCTACCCGCACGAGCTCTCGGGCGGCATGGCGCAGCGCGTCGCCATCGCGATCGCCATGGCGCGCAGGCCCCGCATCCTCGTCGCCGACGAGCCGACGGCCGCCCTCGACGCCAACGTGCGGCGCGAGGTGCTGCGGCTGATCTTCGAGGCCGCCGAGCAGACCAGCGCCACGGTCGTGTGGCTGAGCCACGACCTCGAGGCCGTCGCCCGCTGGTGCCGCCGCGTCGCGGTGATGTACCGCGGCCGGGTCGTCGAGGTCGGCCGACCGGACGTCGTGCTGCAGGAGCCCGAGCATCCGTACACGCGCTCGCTCATCGCCGCGATGCCGTCGAGGCTGCGCCGCGACGTGCCGGTGCGCACGTACACGGAGCTGCTCGCGGCGCACGGTGCGGATCCGGCGCCCCCGACCGCGTCCACACCATCCGCACCGTCGGATCCGGCGCCCATCGACGAGGAGGCGCGCGCATGA
- a CDS encoding glycoside hydrolase family 65 protein, with translation MRRDAADPLDRQRFPIDEWALVETELDHHGQGTAETLFAVGNGYLGMRGNVEEARHGHVFGTYVNGFHETWPIRHAEEAFGFARVGQTIIDAPDAKIIRLYVDDEPFVLADADLTAYSRRLDFQRGVLERECEWRMPSGKRIHVRTSRLVSFTERHLALLEYEVTPLDDASIIISSQLMNRQDLRDDLHARPEEEGFDPRKAETVEGRVLEPKHRHDRENRVILGYQAMNSRMTIAVGVEHRIESVDEVAVTRHVEDDLAKHVFRIEAKAGNPIRLTKWASYHTARQVPVRELVDRTKRTLDRAKSLGVDAVKASQRAWLDDFWARSDVEVEGQAAVQQAVRWNLFALAQASARTDGGGIAAKGVSGSGYGGHYFWDTEVYVMPFLTYTSPGVARNALRFREGMLDAARQRASEMNQLGALYPWRTINGQESSAYYAASTAQYHIDADIVHALMQYVEATGDAELLARGAIDILVETARMWADLGFWRTNGSPVFHIHGVTGPDEYTTVVNDNLYTNVMARANLRAAARAVERLREEDPAAHERMVARVGVTADEVAEWMRAADGMHIPFDAELRVHPQDAQFLEREVWDLANTPDEHRPLLLHFHPLVIYRFQVLKQADVVLALLLQGQHFTPEEKRRDFEYYDALTTGDSTLSAVVQSIIAAEVGYRDLALEYHLDALYVDLANLHGNTPDGVHVASTGGIWLAYAAGFGGMRDHDGEISFDPRMPEGWEAITFRLTLRGTRIRVRVQQDAMTFTVEEGSDAVVQVRGERVHVRDGRPVTIELDGQGPLVDEDAPSTDDLEGFRRADGTVITASLPTFAHEDGV, from the coding sequence ATGAGGCGCGACGCAGCCGACCCGCTCGACAGGCAGCGGTTCCCGATCGACGAGTGGGCGCTCGTCGAGACCGAGCTCGACCACCACGGCCAGGGCACGGCCGAGACGCTCTTCGCCGTCGGCAACGGCTACCTCGGCATGCGCGGCAACGTCGAGGAGGCGCGGCACGGCCACGTCTTCGGCACGTACGTGAACGGCTTCCACGAGACGTGGCCCATCCGGCACGCGGAGGAGGCCTTCGGCTTCGCCCGCGTCGGCCAGACGATCATCGACGCGCCCGACGCGAAGATCATCCGCCTCTACGTCGACGACGAGCCCTTCGTGCTCGCCGACGCCGACCTCACCGCCTACTCGCGACGCCTCGACTTCCAGCGCGGCGTGCTCGAGCGCGAGTGCGAGTGGCGCATGCCGAGCGGCAAGCGCATCCACGTCCGCACGTCGCGGCTCGTGTCGTTCACCGAGCGGCACCTCGCGCTGCTCGAGTACGAGGTCACGCCGCTCGACGACGCGTCGATCATCATCTCCAGCCAGCTCATGAACCGGCAGGACCTGCGCGACGACCTGCATGCGCGGCCCGAGGAGGAGGGATTCGACCCCCGCAAGGCCGAGACGGTCGAGGGTCGCGTGCTCGAGCCCAAGCACCGGCACGACCGCGAGAACCGGGTCATCCTGGGCTACCAGGCGATGAACTCGCGCATGACGATCGCCGTCGGCGTCGAGCACCGCATCGAGTCGGTCGACGAGGTCGCGGTCACCCGGCACGTCGAGGACGACCTCGCCAAGCACGTCTTCCGCATCGAGGCGAAGGCCGGCAATCCCATCCGCCTCACGAAGTGGGCGTCGTACCACACGGCCCGGCAGGTGCCGGTGCGAGAGCTCGTCGACCGCACGAAGCGCACGCTCGACCGCGCGAAGAGCCTCGGCGTCGACGCCGTGAAGGCCTCGCAGCGCGCCTGGCTCGACGACTTCTGGGCGCGCAGCGACGTCGAGGTCGAGGGCCAGGCGGCCGTGCAGCAGGCCGTGCGCTGGAACCTCTTCGCACTCGCGCAGGCGTCGGCGCGCACCGACGGCGGCGGCATCGCGGCGAAGGGCGTCTCGGGCTCGGGCTACGGCGGGCACTACTTCTGGGACACCGAGGTCTACGTGATGCCGTTCCTCACGTACACGTCGCCCGGCGTCGCTCGCAACGCGCTGCGCTTCCGCGAGGGCATGCTCGACGCCGCCCGCCAGCGCGCGTCGGAGATGAACCAGCTCGGCGCGCTGTACCCGTGGCGCACGATCAACGGCCAGGAGTCGAGCGCCTACTACGCCGCCTCGACGGCGCAGTACCACATCGACGCCGACATCGTGCATGCGCTCATGCAGTACGTCGAGGCGACGGGCGACGCCGAGCTGCTCGCGCGCGGCGCGATCGACATCCTCGTCGAGACGGCGCGCATGTGGGCCGACCTGGGCTTCTGGCGCACGAACGGCTCGCCGGTGTTCCACATCCACGGCGTCACGGGCCCCGACGAGTACACGACCGTCGTGAACGACAACCTGTACACGAACGTCATGGCGCGGGCGAACCTGCGCGCCGCTGCGCGCGCCGTCGAGCGGCTGCGCGAGGAGGATCCGGCGGCGCACGAGCGCATGGTGGCGCGCGTCGGCGTCACGGCCGACGAGGTCGCCGAGTGGATGCGCGCCGCCGACGGCATGCACATCCCGTTCGACGCCGAGCTGCGCGTGCATCCGCAGGACGCGCAGTTCCTCGAGCGCGAGGTGTGGGACCTCGCGAACACGCCCGACGAGCACCGCCCGCTGCTGCTGCACTTCCACCCGCTCGTCATCTACCGCTTCCAGGTGCTGAAGCAGGCGGACGTCGTGCTCGCGCTGCTGCTGCAGGGTCAGCACTTCACGCCGGAGGAGAAGCGGCGCGACTTCGAGTACTACGACGCGCTCACGACGGGCGACTCCACCCTGTCGGCCGTGGTGCAGTCGATCATCGCCGCCGAGGTCGGCTACCGCGACCTCGCGCTCGAGTACCACCTCGACGCGCTCTACGTCGACCTCGCGAACCTCCACGGCAACACGCCCGACGGCGTGCACGTCGCCTCGACGGGCGGCATCTGGCTCGCCTACGCGGCCGGCTTCGGCGGCATGCGCGACCACGACGGCGAGATCTCGTTCGACCCGCGCATGCCCGAGGGATGGGAGGCGATCACCTTCCGCCTCACGCTGCGCGGCACCCGCATCCGCGTGCGCGTGCAGCAGGACGCGATGACGTTCACGGTCGAGGAGGGATCGGATGCGGTCGTCCAGGTGCGCGGCGAGCGCGTGCACGTACGCGACGGTCGACCCGTGACCATCGAGCTCGACGGCCAGGGCCCGCTCGTCGACGAGGATGCGCCCTCGACCGACGACCTCGAGGGCTTCCGGCGTGCCGACGGCACCGTCATCACGGCGTCGCTGCCGACGTTCGCGCACGAGGACGGCGTCTGA
- a CDS encoding ABC transporter permease encodes MTGVAAGLAAAPGRLRALRTTDGVLTAALAVLALLVLLSLAGRVVPGLDDGTTTVGARFEPPSLAHPLGTDSLGRSLLARLLEGIGTTFLLSAVAVLCTAVIASALGILAAYLGGWVREVVMRIGDVLYAFPSILLALLVAAAFGPGVTASLAAIVLITVPLMTRQVAAAAAQVARRDFVTSARISGVSAPVIMVRHLLTNVSGTVVIQATYALSVAILVEGGLSFLGYGVQLPASSLGLLASEGNLYLLTAPWILVSSGGAMVLAILAVTLVGDSLRDRLEPRQVVDLT; translated from the coding sequence GTGACCGGCGTCGCCGCGGGCCTCGCCGCCGCGCCCGGCCGCCTGCGCGCCCTGCGCACGACGGACGGCGTGCTCACGGCGGCGCTCGCCGTGCTCGCGCTGCTCGTGCTCCTCTCGCTCGCCGGACGCGTCGTCCCGGGGCTCGACGATGGCACGACGACGGTCGGCGCGCGCTTCGAGCCGCCGAGCCTCGCGCATCCGCTCGGCACCGACTCCCTCGGTCGATCGCTGCTCGCGAGGCTGCTCGAGGGCATCGGCACGACCTTCCTGCTCTCGGCGGTCGCCGTGCTCTGCACCGCGGTCATCGCCTCGGCGCTCGGCATCCTCGCCGCGTACCTCGGCGGCTGGGTGCGCGAGGTCGTCATGCGCATCGGCGACGTGCTCTACGCCTTCCCCTCGATCCTGCTCGCGCTGCTCGTCGCGGCCGCGTTCGGCCCCGGGGTCACGGCGTCGCTCGCGGCGATCGTGCTCATCACCGTGCCGCTCATGACCCGCCAGGTGGCCGCTGCCGCCGCGCAGGTCGCGCGACGCGACTTCGTGACCTCCGCGCGCATCTCGGGCGTCTCCGCGCCCGTCATCATGGTGCGCCACCTGCTCACGAACGTCTCGGGCACCGTCGTCATCCAGGCGACGTACGCGCTCTCGGTCGCGATCCTCGTCGAGGGCGGCCTCTCCTTCCTCGGCTACGGCGTGCAGCTGCCCGCATCGTCGCTCGGCCTGCTCGCGAGCGAGGGCAACCTGTACCTGCTCACCGCACCGTGGATCCTCGTCTCCTCCGGGGGCGCGATGGTGCTCGCGATCCTCGCCGTGACGCTCGTGGGCGACAGCCTGCGCGACCGCCTCGAGCCCCGACAGGTGGTGGACCTCACGTGA
- a CDS encoding phosphatase PAP2 family protein, protein MVTERARSTRARRIVAVPRASGRAERVAVAVLAAVALAVVFVVAVWTERGRIAEGAVLEASTFATDSPLLGLVGISTLAAACAALLAIGLVRRRGDLALVAIAVVAASAIIGQLLKHLVLSRPTVVAEQGNSFPSGHMIAFAAVAAGALVVLPAALRLVAAPFAAVLLSVVAIRLVHDGWHRPSDVVGALLLVVCLTALATLWRAPVPPSRRAPYRLLELVLLASAGVASLVAIVAAIVVAAAGDAGAPLLVTASSALVAAVLVAVATLSWLVRRPRPELAGARHLR, encoded by the coding sequence GTGGTGACGGAGCGAGCGCGGTCGACGCGCGCACGCCGCATCGTCGCCGTGCCTCGAGCGAGCGGTCGCGCCGAGCGCGTGGCCGTCGCGGTGCTCGCGGCCGTCGCGCTCGCCGTCGTCTTCGTCGTCGCCGTGTGGACGGAGCGCGGCCGCATCGCCGAGGGCGCCGTGCTCGAGGCGTCGACGTTCGCGACCGACTCCCCGCTGCTGGGCCTCGTCGGCATCTCGACGCTCGCCGCCGCCTGCGCGGCGCTCCTCGCGATCGGCCTCGTGCGTCGGCGCGGGGATCTCGCGCTCGTCGCCATCGCCGTCGTCGCCGCGAGCGCGATCATCGGCCAGCTGCTGAAGCACCTCGTGCTCTCGCGCCCCACCGTCGTCGCCGAGCAGGGCAACTCCTTCCCCAGCGGCCACATGATCGCGTTCGCCGCCGTCGCCGCCGGTGCGCTCGTCGTGCTGCCCGCCGCGCTGCGCCTCGTCGCCGCGCCCTTCGCGGCCGTGCTGCTCTCGGTCGTCGCGATCCGCCTCGTGCACGACGGCTGGCATCGCCCGAGCGACGTCGTCGGCGCGCTGCTGCTCGTGGTCTGCCTCACCGCCCTGGCGACGCTGTGGCGCGCGCCCGTGCCGCCCAGCAGGCGTGCGCCGTACCGCCTGCTCGAGCTCGTGCTGCTCGCGAGCGCCGGCGTCGCGAGCCTCGTCGCGATCGTCGCGGCGATCGTCGTCGCAGCGGCGGGGGATGCGGGGGCGCCGCTGCTCGTCACGGCGTCGAGCGCGCTCGTCGCCGCGGTGCTCGTCGCCGTCGCGACGCTGTCGTGGCTCGTGCGCCGACCGCGTCCCGAGCTCGCCGGCGCCCGACACCTCCGCTGA
- a CDS encoding arsenate reductase ArsC has translation MPETTPTVLFVCVHNAGRSQMAAGYLQALAGDRVAVRSAGSMPADRINPVAVAAMAEEGIDIAGRQPAVLTPDAVRAADVVVTMGCGDACPFFPGTRYEDWELDDPAGQGIEAVRSIRDEIRRRVEGLLAELAPA, from the coding sequence ATGCCCGAGACCACCCCCACCGTCCTCTTCGTCTGCGTGCACAACGCCGGGCGCTCGCAGATGGCCGCCGGCTACCTCCAGGCGCTCGCGGGCGACCGCGTCGCCGTGCGCTCCGCAGGCTCGATGCCCGCCGACCGGATCAACCCGGTGGCCGTCGCCGCGATGGCCGAGGAGGGCATCGACATCGCCGGCAGGCAGCCCGCGGTGCTCACGCCCGACGCCGTGCGGGCCGCCGACGTCGTCGTGACGATGGGATGCGGCGACGCCTGCCCCTTCTTCCCCGGCACGCGCTACGAGGACTGGGAGCTCGACGACCCGGCCGGTCAGGGCATCGAGGCCGTTCGCTCCATCCGCGACGAGATCCGCCGCCGCGTCGAGGGACTGCTCGCCGAGCTCGCGCCCGCCTGA
- a CDS encoding ABC transporter ATP-binding protein has protein sequence MSLVELDAVSVRFGSGARAVHAMRDVSFAIEEGQTVGLVGESGSGKSTAASVALGLRAPTAGVVRFDGQPLRRRRVAGEMQAVLQHPMWALNPRMTVAASIAEPLQVRTRDRHLVRERVGELLEQVALAPELGARHPHELSGGQRQRVAIARALITSPRFIVFDEAVSALDVSVQAQILQLVQRLQAEHGFGALFISHDMAVVRYLADRVVVMRGGEVVEDAGAADVAAGFTHPYSRALLEER, from the coding sequence ATGAGCCTCGTCGAGCTCGACGCCGTGAGCGTGCGCTTCGGCTCGGGCGCTCGCGCCGTGCACGCGATGCGCGACGTCTCGTTCGCGATCGAGGAGGGGCAGACCGTCGGGCTCGTCGGCGAGTCCGGCTCGGGCAAGTCGACCGCCGCATCCGTCGCCCTCGGCCTGCGTGCGCCGACGGCGGGCGTCGTGCGCTTCGACGGGCAGCCGCTGCGCCGCCGCCGCGTCGCCGGCGAGATGCAGGCGGTGCTGCAGCACCCGATGTGGGCGCTGAACCCCCGCATGACCGTCGCCGCGTCCATCGCCGAGCCGCTGCAGGTGCGCACGCGCGACCGGCACCTGGTGCGCGAGCGCGTCGGCGAGCTGCTCGAGCAGGTCGCGCTCGCGCCCGAGCTCGGCGCACGCCATCCCCACGAGCTCTCCGGCGGGCAGCGGCAGCGCGTCGCGATCGCCCGCGCCCTCATCACGAGCCCGCGCTTCATCGTGTTCGACGAGGCCGTCAGCGCCCTCGACGTGTCGGTGCAGGCGCAGATCCTGCAGCTCGTGCAGCGCCTGCAGGCCGAGCACGGCTTCGGTGCCCTCTTCATCTCCCACGACATGGCCGTCGTCCGCTACCTCGCCGATCGCGTCGTCGTCATGCGCGGCGGCGAGGTCGTCGAGGACGCCGGCGCCGCCGACGTCGCGGCCGGCTTCACGCACCCGTACTCCCGAGCCCTCCTGGAGGAGCGATGA
- a CDS encoding ABC transporter permease yields MQTVRWVGGRVLTGLVTLLGIALLVFMAVRVVPGQAERVLLGPLATQEQRDALVAELGLDRDLASQFGIWISKVVTGDLGTSIVSRQPVLDELALRLPVTATIALMALAIALAVGIPVGVLQALRARRRGGAVVSRVLGGLGISVPEFVLGALVVLLFSSVPLGITIGAFTPVAEDVGRGLLSSLLPALVLSVFCAAATARTTRDAVLGVLVEPYVQAAVARGETPWSIVRHHVLRNATIPILTLAATLLAYLLGGAVIVEGLFNVPGVGSYLLLAMDRRDYAVVQAGVMLAAVVFVVTSVLVELASSLVDPRVSTIGARS; encoded by the coding sequence ATGCAGACGGTGCGATGGGTCGGCGGGCGAGTCCTCACGGGGCTCGTGACGCTGCTCGGCATCGCGCTGCTCGTGTTCATGGCGGTGCGGGTGGTGCCCGGCCAGGCCGAGCGCGTGCTGCTCGGTCCGCTCGCCACGCAGGAGCAGCGCGACGCGCTCGTCGCCGAGCTCGGGCTGGACCGCGACCTCGCGAGCCAGTTCGGCATCTGGATCTCGAAGGTCGTCACGGGCGACCTCGGCACGTCGATCGTGTCGAGGCAGCCCGTGCTCGACGAGCTCGCGCTGCGCCTGCCGGTGACGGCGACGATCGCGCTCATGGCGCTCGCGATCGCGCTCGCGGTCGGCATCCCCGTCGGCGTGCTGCAGGCCCTGCGCGCACGCCGACGCGGCGGCGCCGTGGTCAGCCGCGTCCTCGGCGGGCTCGGCATCTCGGTGCCCGAGTTCGTGCTCGGGGCGCTCGTCGTGCTGCTGTTCTCATCCGTGCCGCTCGGCATCACGATCGGCGCGTTCACGCCCGTGGCGGAGGACGTCGGGCGAGGGCTGCTCTCGTCGCTGCTGCCCGCGCTCGTCCTCTCCGTCTTCTGCGCCGCCGCGACGGCGCGGACGACGAGGGACGCCGTGCTCGGCGTGCTCGTCGAGCCCTACGTGCAGGCGGCCGTCGCGCGCGGCGAGACGCCGTGGTCGATCGTGCGGCACCACGTGCTGCGCAACGCGACCATCCCCATCCTCACGCTCGCCGCGACGCTGCTCGCGTACCTCCTCGGCGGTGCCGTCATCGTCGAGGGCCTCTTCAACGTGCCGGGCGTCGGGTCGTACCTGCTGCTCGCCATGGATCGGCGCGACTACGCCGTCGTGCAGGCGGGCGTCATGCTCGCCGCCGTCGTGTTCGTCGTCACGAGCGTCCTCGTCGAGCTCGCGTCGAGCCTCGTCGACCCGCGGGTCTCGACGATCGGGGCGCGCTCGTGA
- a CDS encoding ABC transporter substrate-binding protein, translating to MRTTSTAALAAAAVAALALAGCSGGSAPAEPDADVPDGYVAYADDSVTSAGGTLQVQIDYDTAEAQGLDPAFAEVARSWSIMGLVYESLVTVGPGFEIQPELAAEWEQPDDTTYVFTLQPDAVFSNGRAVTAADVVGSLQRLLDSGSVWSGQLGPVASIEDTSDGAQQVTVTLERPYTPFLAALANTPAAILPMEELTAGTFDPVTEMLGSGAFTVAEHRQDESWTFAANPEWWDADALGVDELELVIAGDEQTRLAGLRDGSTQLANFSNADALQLLQSAPNVTAVSQTQSDFFYAMLNSVNPDSPFVDPEVRQTVNALIDRQALVDVALAGAAEATAVTPANLPDACAPDSVPSASAEVDADALEGVEATILVYNSDPALGAIAQLIQQQLQAAGAQIELESVDDGTFGERVYVSQPGDFDIALSWFAGYGDASIVTSWWNPETAFFNVGFTQAHDDLSEAIVAAQGLEPGAERAEALQTVCDLADEYAEMLPLATRPQVIGYANDQLAPTILADEGYGDFLRLVADFRMLEG from the coding sequence GTGCGCACCACCTCCACCGCAGCCCTCGCGGCCGCCGCAGTCGCGGCGCTCGCGCTCGCAGGATGCTCGGGCGGCTCCGCCCCCGCCGAGCCGGACGCCGACGTGCCCGACGGCTACGTCGCCTACGCCGACGACTCGGTGACGAGCGCCGGCGGCACCCTGCAGGTGCAGATCGACTACGACACGGCAGAGGCCCAGGGGCTCGACCCCGCCTTCGCCGAGGTCGCCCGCTCGTGGTCGATCATGGGCCTCGTGTACGAGTCGCTCGTCACCGTCGGACCGGGCTTCGAGATCCAGCCCGAGCTCGCCGCCGAGTGGGAGCAGCCGGACGACACGACCTACGTCTTCACCCTGCAGCCCGATGCCGTCTTCTCGAACGGCCGCGCCGTCACGGCCGCCGACGTCGTCGGCTCGCTCCAGCGCCTCCTCGACTCCGGCTCCGTCTGGTCCGGCCAGCTCGGTCCCGTCGCCTCGATCGAGGACACGAGCGACGGCGCGCAGCAGGTGACCGTGACGCTCGAGCGCCCGTACACGCCGTTCCTCGCAGCGCTCGCGAACACGCCCGCCGCGATCCTGCCGATGGAGGAGCTGACCGCGGGCACCTTCGACCCCGTGACCGAGATGCTCGGATCCGGTGCCTTCACCGTCGCCGAGCATCGGCAGGACGAGTCGTGGACCTTCGCCGCCAACCCCGAGTGGTGGGATGCGGACGCGCTCGGCGTCGACGAGCTCGAGCTCGTCATCGCCGGCGACGAGCAGACGCGCCTCGCCGGCCTGCGCGACGGGTCGACGCAGCTCGCGAACTTCTCGAACGCCGACGCGCTGCAGCTGCTGCAGTCCGCGCCGAACGTCACGGCCGTGAGCCAGACGCAGAGCGACTTCTTCTACGCCATGCTCAACTCGGTGAACCCCGACTCGCCGTTCGTCGACCCCGAGGTCCGGCAGACGGTCAACGCACTCATCGACCGGCAGGCGCTCGTCGACGTCGCCCTCGCGGGGGCAGCGGAGGCGACGGCCGTGACGCCGGCGAACCTCCCCGACGCGTGCGCCCCCGACTCGGTGCCGTCCGCATCCGCCGAGGTCGACGCCGACGCGCTCGAGGGCGTCGAGGCGACGATCCTCGTCTACAACTCCGACCCCGCCCTCGGCGCCATCGCCCAGCTCATCCAGCAGCAGCTCCAGGCCGCCGGCGCGCAGATCGAGCTCGAGTCGGTCGACGACGGCACGTTCGGCGAGCGCGTCTACGTCTCGCAGCCGGGCGACTTCGACATCGCGCTCAGCTGGTTCGCCGGCTACGGCGACGCATCCATCGTGACGAGCTGGTGGAACCCCGAGACGGCGTTCTTCAACGTCGGCTTCACGCAGGCGCACGACGACCTGTCGGAGGCGATCGTCGCGGCCCAGGGGCTCGAGCCGGGCGCGGAGCGCGCCGAGGCGCTGCAGACGGTCTGCGACCTCGCCGACGAGTACGCCGAGATGCTGCCGCTCGCCACGCGCCCGCAGGTCATCGGCTACGCGAACGACCAGCTGGCGCCGACGATCCTCGCCGACGAGGGCTACGGCGACTTCCTGCGCCTCGTCGCCGACTTCCGGATGCTCGAGGGCTGA
- a CDS encoding ArsR/SmtB family transcription factor: MTIAAPTPARLDACCAPITGGVLDEVSAEALARTLKAIADPARLRLLSMIAAHEGAEACVCDLTEPLGLSQPTVSHHLRLLMEAGFLTRSTRGRWAYYRLVEGSLGRVAGLLAA; the protein is encoded by the coding sequence ATGACGATCGCAGCGCCGACCCCTGCGAGGCTCGACGCGTGCTGCGCGCCGATCACGGGCGGCGTGCTCGACGAGGTCTCCGCCGAGGCGCTCGCACGCACGCTCAAGGCCATCGCGGATCCGGCCCGGCTGCGACTGCTGTCGATGATCGCCGCGCACGAGGGCGCGGAGGCGTGCGTGTGCGACCTCACCGAGCCGCTCGGCCTCTCGCAGCCGACCGTGTCCCACCACCTGCGGCTGCTCATGGAGGCCGGCTTCCTCACGCGCTCGACGCGCGGCCGGTGGGCGTACTACCGACTCGTCGAGGGCTCGCTGGGGCGCGTCGCGGGGCTGCTCGCGGCGTAG